The genomic segment GAATAAATGGACTGAACATCTAGGCTAGATTGTTATTTTCGTTTCATgctgtcacattaaaaaaatcaagatTCAGAGGATCATCAGATGAAACTCTCTTTTAATAGAAAAGTTTTGACACACTTTATGTTTTAAGGCTTGgacagtttatttaaaatgacactACATATGCAGGTGTtcataatataaatatgtgaGGGGATTTCCTCTCACAGCCACAGTAGTGTATAAATCAACTGTAATTTGAATGGCTAAAATAtgagtttatttaatttacttcTCAGTTTTAAAGCCAGGTAATGAGCCATcgttgaaaacatttaaaaaaaacctgtttaacCTAAAACATCTGATATGTAGAACTATTAAGACAAGACACAATACTATGTAAATTATATGACAGATTTAGAAACAGCAGTTATAGTAGCAAGAATCAAACCTTTAAGTCCCCATTATGTTCATGGACGGAATATCCCAACAAATGATGACACTATGGCATAAACATGACACATGGATCGTCTTGGTAAAGCAGAAATGAACTGtccctgaataaaaaataaaattgtagACATACAGTCTCTTACAGTAATGTAGTGCAAAGTGTGCTCTCCCTTTTCAAGAACAAGATTCAGTGTACTCATGACAAGTGtagtagaaaaaaacaacatagaaAAGCTGTGCATTCATAGACTTAAAAGAGAATCAAGTGTGGATTCTTTCATCTATTTACAGTAtaatgttaaactgttaaaaaaaaaaactaggaaAGCATTTCAACTACTCACTATTGTGGATTGGTGTCAGCTACGTGTTTGCTTTGCTCTACTTTCATTCTTTTCCTTATACTAACTACATGGTTTTGGACTTCTGTTGGtacattaactttttttttttcccaaaacaAACAGATCTTGGTCTCTTAAAAATGTTTCTCAACACCTTTTGTATAGTGTTGAAGTAGAAAACAGATAAATAGTTTCCTCCTAAAACCTCAAACTTATATATTAAGGAATAAAGATAATGAAAGTTATTTAGCTCTTTTCTAATAGTTTCTCAGGTTGTGATATACAGGTAGGGTTCAACAAATACATCTGTTTGAAACAGGCCAGCATTGGAGTGTTTAGTTGGATCCTATTCAACTAATAATGAGTGCTATGATGTGGATTTAAGAGCTAGTCAAAATGAATATTACAGTAGCTGATGATTTGGGCATGACTTATTTAACAGTATAATCTGGCTGTTAGCTGCTAGAAGATAAAACCAGGTCTGGCTCCTTGGTTCCTTCCTGCCCGCTGTGCCCACAGTTCCCTGTCAGCTCTGGGAAGAGGCTGGTCCGGGCAGTGTGACTTGGGGAGCCCGGAGTCGGACTCATGCCTGGCTTCTTGGGAGGAATTGGAGGAGGATGGGTCTTCTCTGAGCGTGGAGTGAGGGGTGAGCGGATGCCCGGAGATAGAGGCCCTGAAGAAGGCGACCTCCCCCCAGTAGGAGACACTGCTATATTGCGGTAGTCTGTACCAAACGGAGAGTTGCTGATTGGAGCAAGCTTGACACCAGCCTGCTGACTGGTGAACCGAGACAACACCTGCGTTACCGTGTTGCGGGCCAGCTGCTTAGCTGTGCTGTTCTCTggtggaggagggatggaggcgGTGGTGGGTGAGAGGTCCCTGGGGGAAAGAGGGCCAACTGGATGTTGCTGTTCCAGCTCAGCCTGGGACTGGAACTTGTGTCTGGCGGCCTGGAATCGCTGGTTGACTCCTGCCTGGTAGGAGGATTGATGGAAGCCTGGGCTGCCGAGACGCTTAGCCAGAACAGGTGATGAAatgggggaagaggagagggaagatgaGGCTGTGCTGGAGGGAGAGTGATGATGAGGGTGGAGAGGAGAAGGCAAAGCTGCTCCTCCCCCATTTTCCACTAACCCAATATTTTctgctcctctcccttcctGTGTCagttctgtctctttaagaatGTGATGACCATTGACCTTTGAGGTGGTTTTAGGAGTGGCAGTTATCTTTCCATCTGGCTCAGTCTGAACAGAGGTGGACACCGCCATCATTTTGGAAGGCAACTCtttcacatctgtcacatctgtcacagcCTCCTTTACCTCTTCTTTACATCCTCCAGTTTCAGCTAACCTTTTACTCAGCTCCTCAATCTGTCTCTCAagctccctactcctttcctcctctttgctCATCCTGTCTTTCAACTGCTCTCGTTCTGTTTCAAAATCAGCCTGCTGCCTCTCAAACATAGCCTCTAGCTGGGCTGCCCTGCTCTTTTCATCTTCAAGGATCCCCTGGAGCTTGTTCAGTGTGCTAGTCTCCTCTTGGAGCAAAGTGTGGAGCTGGGTGACCTTCTGAGCCTCCTCCTGGGCCTGGCTGCTGGCTTTCTGGAGCTCCAGACTCAGAGTTGAGGAaagatgctgctgctgggatAGCGACTCCTCCACCTGGCTCACCGCCTGGGCCTGTTCCTTCTCTAACCTCCGCACTGCTGCTCGCTCAACTTCCAACTGGACAGAGAAGGTGAAAGATGCAAAAGTCAGACAAGGAAACTTTTCCAAATTTGACCACAAGGAGGCAAAAAAACACAGGATGAAAAACTCTCCCAGTTATTGAAAATGcaagtattaaaaaaagacattaaggTATTATAAAAGTATATTTTGCACTAAACCcattgaaaaaatataatatagttGACTTGGTAGTACCTGACATAAGGCTTACACTGGCTGACATCGTTTGCAGGTCATTAATCTGTTTCCCTCTCAACATTGTGGTCCCTATCCGTACTCAATACTGTCTAATAAACCACATTTAAATTAAGTAAACTTCAGTCAAACAGAAAAAGGACG from the Scomber japonicus isolate fScoJap1 chromosome 4, fScoJap1.pri, whole genome shotgun sequence genome contains:
- the LOC128357801 gene encoding CTTNBP2 N-terminal-like protein translates to MKEEKMNVEALSRAELLTLLSILEGELEAQDVVIHALRAQHRDAFVQERYGQYDLSDPFLALQRDSEPEERQSTLNQPHTHLQERAVGPNPLAVLKLVMAHCKRMQERMMGQLAAAENRHRRMIADLDEEKRRRAQESAQNDDFTFLLQTERDKLLQQLEVERAAVRRLEKEQAQAVSQVEESLSQQQHLSSTLSLELQKASSQAQEEAQKVTQLHTLLQEETSTLNKLQGILEDEKSRAAQLEAMFERQQADFETEREQLKDRMSKEEERSRELERQIEELSKRLAETGGCKEEVKEAVTDVTDVKELPSKMMAVSTSVQTEPDGKITATPKTTSKVNGHHILKETELTQEGRGAENIGLVENGGGAALPSPLHPHHHSPSSTASSSLSSSPISSPVLAKRLGSPGFHQSSYQAGVNQRFQAARHKFQSQAELEQQHPVGPLSPRDLSPTTASIPPPPENSTAKQLARNTVTQVLSRFTSQQAGVKLAPISNSPFGTDYRNIAVSPTGGRSPSSGPLSPGIRSPLTPRSEKTHPPPIPPKKPGMSPTPGSPSHTARTSLFPELTGNCGHSGQEGTKEPDLVLSSSS